The Acidipropionibacterium virtanenii DNA segment GTGGGTCCCCCTCGGCGGCGTCGATCCGATGAGTTCAGCTGGCGACGCGCTGCTCTGCCATCTGGGGATGAGCGGGCAGTTCCGCATCGACGACGCCGGAACTCCGCTGCTGCGCCACACCAGGGTGGTGCTGGATCTCGACGACGGACGGGAGCTGCGGTTCCTCGACCAGCGCCTGTTCGGCGGCATGCAGGTGAGCCGCGGCGGGGCCCTGCTGCCCGCCGAGATCTCCCACATCGGCCCGGATCCCTTCGATGCCGGGTTCGACGCCGTGGTGGCGTCCCGACGCCTACGGGCCAGGCGAAGCACCCTCAAGAGGGCCCTGCTCGACCAGAGCCTGGTGTCGGGGATCGGGAACATCTACGCCGACGAGACCCTCTGGAGGGCCCGGCGCCACCCCGAAACCCCGACGTCGAGGCTGCGGGCCGTCGAGGCGGCGGGAATCTATGAGACCGCCCGCGAGGTGATGGCCGAGGCGATCGACCAGGGCGGGACGTCCTTCGACCGGCTCTACGTGAGGGTCAACGGGGAGACCGGATACTTCGGTCGCAGCCTGGACGTCTACGGACGCGAGGGCGCTGCCTGCCGGCGATGCGGGGCCGGGATCGTCCGGATGGCCTTCATGAATCGCTCGTCCTACCTGTGCCCTCGCTGCCAGAGGTGGCCCCGCGGCGTGCCGCGGCTCTGATGGTGCAGCGGCGTGCCGCGTAGCATGAAGCCGTGAATCGCCCGCCCGTGTTCTCCCGCCTTCGTCGCCGGCACCTGCTGGAGTTCCTCAAGTTCGGGGTGGTCGGAGGCTCCGGTGTCCTGGTCAACATGATCGTCGCGATCATCATGAACAAGGCGAACGGCGGAGCTGAGAACTCCCAGGAGATCCTGTTCAACCTCCTGGGGACGCCGTGGAACTTCCGCTTCACGAGTCTCGTGTGGCTCGTCTCGTTCATCGTCGCCAACATCGCCAACTTCCAGCTCAACCGCAGCTGGACCTTCAAGAGGGATCGGCGCCGGGGCTGGTGGGCGGAGTTCCTGCCGTTCTTCTCCATCGGTGCGATCGCGGCCTTCGTGGGCATGTTCATCAAGATCGCGCTGACCAACCCGACCTCGCCCGTCTTCCTGTCGTCGGGGTTCTTCCACGGGCAGACGGGGCTCCACTCCCGGGAGTACTGGTCGCAGATCATCACCATCATCGTGACGATGCCCATCAACTTCCTGGTGAACAAGCTGTGGACCTTCAGGGCGGTGCGGGCATCGACTCCGGAGCCGTCGAATGTGAACAGCGTCTGAAGATATGCTTAAAGCATGCTGTGATGCGGGTGTTGCGGTTGGATCTGAGGGTTCAGGCAACGCAGGATTGATGATTGTGTGCGGGCGCAGGGCTCGCACCATCAGTTCCCGGAAGGCAGACCTCAGGTGGCTCTGACTCTCATCATCTCGATGGCTCTTATTCTTCTTGTCGCCGTCGGCATCGGCACGGTGGTGTGGACGGGCCTGCGGGATCCGAAGACGCCCGTGCAGGGATCCGGGGCATCGGCCGCCGCAGCGCGCTGGGGCAGAGTCCTCAACGGGGACGACGATGACGTCGCGGGTGCCCTGCGCGCCATCCGGGTGCCCGTCTCCACGGGCCGCCACTGATCCCCTGGCGGGCGACCGCATAGGATCTGACCGTGTCTGCTGACTTGGTGATCCTGCTGATCCTCATCGTCCTGGCCGCGGCAATCGCGGTTTCGACGGTGGTAGCCCTTTACTCCCGCCACAAGAACAAACTCCCTCCGAAGCCGACGACCGGTGAGGTGGAGGCGCCACCCGCCGAGGCTCCACAGGCCGAGGTCGAGCCCGGACCGGTCGAGGTCGGCGAACCCGCACCCGAGCCCCCGGCCGGGACCGCTGAGCCCGAGGCGGCGCCCGAACCCGAGATCCCGGCCGTCGAGGAGCCCGAGGCTCCGGCATCGCGCATGGCGCGGCTGCGCCGCAGGCTGGCCAGCAGCAACAATGCCCTGGCCCGAGGTCTGGCCCAGCTGCTGAGCGCCGACCGGATCGACGAGGACACCTGGGACGATTTCGAGACCACCCTCATCACATCGGACCTGGGGGTGGCCCCCACCGCCGAACTCGTCGAGAAGCTGCGCGGCGAGCTGGCGGTCGACGGCGTCTCGGACCCGGAGAAGGCCCGGACCGTCCTCACCCGCGAGCTCACGAACCTGGTGGGCCCGGATCTGGACCGCTCCCTCAATCTTGACCATCCGGAGGGCAGGCCCGCCGTCGTCCTGATGGTCGGCGTCAACGGGACCGGGAAGACCACCACCTGCGGCAAGCTCGCCCGGGTACTGGTGGCAGAGGGCAGGACGGTACTGCTAGGAGCCGCCGACACCTTCCGGGCGGCGGCGGGCGAGCAGCTGGAGACCTGGGGGGAGCGTGTGGGCGTGCGCACCATCCGCAAGGAGGAGGGTGCCGATCCCGCCTCGGTGGCCTATCAGGCCGTCGAGACCGGCATCAACGAGGGAGTCGACGTGGTGCTCGTCGACACCGCCGGAAGGCTCCACACCAAGACCGGCCTGATGGACGAGCTCGGCAAGGTCAAGCGGGTCATCGAGAAGCTGGCCCCGGTCAGCGAGGTGCTGCTGGTGCTCGACGCCACCACGGGCCAGAACGGCCTCATCCAGGCCCGGATCTTCTCCGAGGTCGTCGACGTGTCCGGGATCGTGCTGAGCAAGCTGGACGGTTCCGCGAAGGGCGGCATCGTCGTCCAGGTGCAGCGCGAGCTCGGAGTCCCGGTCAAGCTCATCGGGCTGGGAGAGGGAGCCGACGATCTGGCCCCCTTCGAGCCCGATCAGTTCGTCTCGGGCCTGATGGGGGAGTAGACCGGCGATGAGCCTGGACGGGAGCATCCTCAGCCCGGGTCTGGCCGATGCCATGACGGTCCTCGCCGTCATGATGCCTCTGGGGGTCGGCACCGTCTGCGCGATCCGCTCAGGAGGCACGTGGTGGCGCCGAGTCCTGCGAGGGGCGATCGGAGGGGTGGCCGTGGTCGCCTGCCAGGGGATCGCTCTGGTCGCGGTGCTGCTGCAGGTCGACCGGTCCTACGGTATGTACACCAGCTGGAGCCAGCTCCTCGGGCGCCAGGCCCCGGCTCCGCATGGGGATCTGGTGAGGATCCGGCACTCGCCGGTGCGCGGAATCCCGATCTCCAAGGACAACCCCCATCCCGAGGGGGAGTGGAGCGGAATCAATGTCGACGGCACCGACCCGATGTACTCCCACCTCCCGGTCTGGCTGCCTCCGCAGTACTTCGAGAAGTCCCAGGCGCACGTGTCCTTCCCGGTCCTCTACTGGGTCGGGGGCCTCAATGACACGGGCGAGCACGCCAACATCACCGTCCCGATCACCGGCCCCGCCCAGACGCTGATCAAGGACAGGCAGGTCAACCCCTTCGCGATCGTCTTCCTGCCCGGGCGCATCCGCGAGGGACAGGACACCGAGTGCACCAACATCGGGGGGATCGATCACCAGTCGTGGATCCTCGACACCGTGATGCCGAAGGTGGAGAAGCACTTGCGCGTCGGGCATCTCCGCGGCCTGCGGTTCATCGCCGGATACAGCACCGGTGGGTACTGCGCCGCCAACCTCACCTCGAAGTATCCCGACCGGTTCAACGCCGGATTCGGCCTGGCGCCCTACTTCCATCCCCTCTTCGATCCTCCGCAGTCCTCCCAGGCCGCGCCTCTGCTGATCTCGGAGAACTCGGTGCTGAACCGGGTCCGGGACGGCCATGTGCGCCGGGACGTGAAATTCCTCTCGGTGATCAGCAGGACCGACATGCAGGCCTGGAGCGATCCGGCCAGCAAGGGGGAGGTCGACGGCGAGGAGTTCTGGCAGAAGGCCCGCAGGACGCCCGAGTACTCGTTCATCCTGCTCAAGCAGGGCGGCCACAACACCGGCACCTACGCCCCCTACGTTCCCCAGTCCCTGGAATGGCTGGGCCAGTACGGCCTGTGAGGTGAGGCGCCGGCGGCGGTACTGTGGACGGTGAATCCCGCCTCGAGTCCACCGAAGGAACCAGCCCGTGTTCGACACACTCCAGGACCGACTCGCCGCGACCTTCAAGGGGTTGCGCGGCAAGGGGCGTCTCACCGACGCCGACATCGACGCCACAGCCCGTCAGATCCGGATCGCGCTGCTGGAGGCTGACGTCAACCTCGGCGTCGTCAAGGATTTCGTCGCCGCCGTCAAGCAGCGCTGCCGCGGCGAGGAGCTGTCGAAGGCCCTCAATCCGACCCAGCAGATCATCAAGATCGTCAACGAGGAACTCGTCGAGATCCTCGGCGGACAGACCCGC contains these protein-coding regions:
- a CDS encoding alpha/beta hydrolase codes for the protein MSLDGSILSPGLADAMTVLAVMMPLGVGTVCAIRSGGTWWRRVLRGAIGGVAVVACQGIALVAVLLQVDRSYGMYTSWSQLLGRQAPAPHGDLVRIRHSPVRGIPISKDNPHPEGEWSGINVDGTDPMYSHLPVWLPPQYFEKSQAHVSFPVLYWVGGLNDTGEHANITVPITGPAQTLIKDRQVNPFAIVFLPGRIREGQDTECTNIGGIDHQSWILDTVMPKVEKHLRVGHLRGLRFIAGYSTGGYCAANLTSKYPDRFNAGFGLAPYFHPLFDPPQSSQAAPLLISENSVLNRVRDGHVRRDVKFLSVISRTDMQAWSDPASKGEVDGEEFWQKARRTPEYSFILLKQGGHNTGTYAPYVPQSLEWLGQYGL
- a CDS encoding GtrA family protein, producing MNRPPVFSRLRRRHLLEFLKFGVVGGSGVLVNMIVAIIMNKANGGAENSQEILFNLLGTPWNFRFTSLVWLVSFIVANIANFQLNRSWTFKRDRRRGWWAEFLPFFSIGAIAAFVGMFIKIALTNPTSPVFLSSGFFHGQTGLHSREYWSQIITIIVTMPINFLVNKLWTFRAVRASTPEPSNVNSV
- the ftsY gene encoding signal recognition particle-docking protein FtsY produces the protein MSADLVILLILIVLAAAIAVSTVVALYSRHKNKLPPKPTTGEVEAPPAEAPQAEVEPGPVEVGEPAPEPPAGTAEPEAAPEPEIPAVEEPEAPASRMARLRRRLASSNNALARGLAQLLSADRIDEDTWDDFETTLITSDLGVAPTAELVEKLRGELAVDGVSDPEKARTVLTRELTNLVGPDLDRSLNLDHPEGRPAVVLMVGVNGTGKTTTCGKLARVLVAEGRTVLLGAADTFRAAAGEQLETWGERVGVRTIRKEEGADPASVAYQAVETGINEGVDVVLVDTAGRLHTKTGLMDELGKVKRVIEKLAPVSEVLLVLDATTGQNGLIQARIFSEVVDVSGIVLSKLDGSAKGGIVVQVQRELGVPVKLIGLGEGADDLAPFEPDQFVSGLMGE
- the mutM gene encoding bifunctional DNA-formamidopyrimidine glycosylase/DNA-(apurinic or apyrimidinic site) lyase, with translation MPELPEVETVRLGLERSVTGKVVTGVRILDPRAVRRHDGGPQDFTGAVTGRLLGNPRRRGKYLWVPLGGVDPMSSAGDALLCHLGMSGQFRIDDAGTPLLRHTRVVLDLDDGRELRFLDQRLFGGMQVSRGGALLPAEISHIGPDPFDAGFDAVVASRRLRARRSTLKRALLDQSLVSGIGNIYADETLWRARRHPETPTSRLRAVEAAGIYETAREVMAEAIDQGGTSFDRLYVRVNGETGYFGRSLDVYGREGAACRRCGAGIVRMAFMNRSSYLCPRCQRWPRGVPRL